One window of Watersipora subatra chromosome 3, tzWatSuba1.1, whole genome shotgun sequence genomic DNA carries:
- the LOC137391415 gene encoding uncharacterized protein → MGNRHSRKIVPLCITKLQSLEQKIQDMSMSAPSISPPDVFHCADPGTKEISKDTENNLPYVQDATSSNSGLSGVKTIPTNSQDFSTNFRNMESGEDETDDEVQITPKVWPRKNF, encoded by the exons ATGGGGAATCGCCACAGTAGAAAGATTGTCCCACTTT GTATCACAAAACTTCAAAGTCTGGAACAGAAGATTCAAGATATGTCGATGTCTGCACCATCGATCTCTCCACCGGATGTCTTCCATTGTGCTGATCCTGGTACTAAAGAGATATCAAAGGACACGGAAAACAA CCTGCCGTATGTTCAAGATGCTACCTCATCTAATAGTGGACTCAGTGGGGTGAAGACAATTCCCACAAACAGCCAG GATTTTTCTACCAACTTCCGTAACATGGAGTCAGGAGAAGATGAAACTGATGATGAGGTACAAATAACACCAAAGGTTTGGCCTAGaaaaaacttttga